The DNA region CTGGACCAGCCGGACGAAGTCGATTTCCTGGTAGTGACGCTCGGTGTCGGCCTGCGCGTAGAAGAAGTAGGAGACGATCTCCTCCAACGTCAGTTGGGACATGCCATTAAGGTACTCTTCATTTCTGACAGATGCCTTAATCGTTGAACATTTCGCGTTGAGGAGTCACAGCCCCTTCTCCCAGGTCACCCACATCGCCTCCGCGACGTAGCCCAGGCGGGTATTCACGCGCAGCATGGGGAGGTTCAGGACGGTGCCTCCCGTTCCCGCGTGGGTATACCCCGCGCCCCGCGCCCAGGCCAGCGCCGACGCCTTGACGAGGGTGGCGAGGCCGCGCGAGCGGTGGGCGGGGTGGGTGACCGTCTGTTCGCTCTCCACCTCGTGGCCCCGGGGCGTCAGCCGGGTGCAGGCGACGATCCCGCCGCGGTGGCGGGCTACGAACGTAACCTCCTCCCGCTGGACCATGTCCCGCAGTTCGGTACGGGTCAGGGGATCAGGGGTCGTCGTGGGGTTGCGGGGCGCGTCCCGGACGCCCACCTCGTACAGCGCGTGCAGGGCGTCCCAATCCGCCTCCGTGGCGTCCGGGCTCAGCCGCTCGACCTCGTAGCCTTGCAGGTAGAGCCGTTCCTCCAACGGGCGGACGCGCCCAAAGTCGAACCCGCTCAGGTCCAGATGTGCCCCCCACGACTGCCAGGCGTTGCGAAAGCCCGCCGCGTGGAAGAAGCCCATCTTCTCGGGCCAGTCCTCGCGCGTCACCCCCAGGAGGCGGGTGAAGCGGCCCGGAAGCTGCGACAGGGCCGCCAGGTACAACGCCGAGAAAACTGTTCCGTCCCCCGCCAGGTCGAGCCGCAGGGCATCCGGGGTGGCCGGGCCGAAGGGGCCGAGGTGCAGGGTCGCCACAACTTCGCCACCACGTTCGGCGACGAGGCGCAGCCGCCGGGGATCAGCACTCTCGCGGAACTGCTCTGGGGTGTAGGTCCAGTGTCCCCGCACGCCCTCCGTCACCAGCCGCGCCACCACGGGGGCATCGGCTTTTTGAAAGGGGCGCAGGACCAGGGCCATCTCCGTCGGGGCTGGGGCAAAGCCATTCATGCGGTCATGGTGGGACAGGGCGGGGCTGAAACGCGAATCCGGGAGGTACGCCAGATGGCGGAGGGATGCATATACGCCCCCTCCCCCCGGCCTGACTTCGTAGTCCCCGTCCCCTCCGCCATACACTCCAACTCATACTCAGGTCACATTCACATACTGGCTTGACAGAATTACGCCCATTCCGTATTCTGTTCTTACCGGAATGGAAGCGCCGCGGAGTGCTTGTTGCCCAGCCCGGAGGGAGCCGAGAGCCCCCAACCTTTTCTTCAGACCATGCCCCTGCCTGTTTCCGGTGGGGGCATGTGCCTTTGGGGAGATTTGTCTGGTCTGGGAGTGAAGACAGACCGAAAGGGTCTCTTTGGTGTGGGGATTACACTGGCCGCATGACCGCGATAGAGCAGCAACAGAGCGTGGACCAGCTCAGCGTGAACACCATCCGCACGCTGTCCATCGATGCCGTGCAGCAGGCCAACAGCGGGCACCCCGGCGCGCCGCTGGGAGCCGCCCCGATGGCCTACGTGCTGTGGCAGCGCTTTCTGCGTCACAACCCGAAAAATCCCGAGTGGGCCGGGCGTGACCGCTTCGTGCTGTCGGCGGGGCACGCCTCCATGCTGATCTACTCGCTGCTGCACCTGACCGGGTACGACATGCCGCTTGACGACCTCAAGCGCTTTCGCCAGTGGGGCAGCAAGACGCCGGGCCACCCCGAGTTCTTCCACACCAAGGGGCTGGACGCCACGACGGGACCGCTCGGTCAGGGCGCGGCGATGACCGTCGGCATGGCGATGGCCGAACACCACCTCGCCGCCCGCTACAACCGCGAGGGCTTTCCGGTCTTCGACAACTACGTGTACTCCATCCTGGGCGACGGCGACCTTCAGGAGGGCGTGAACCACGAGTCGGCGGCGCTCGCCGGGCACCTCCGCTTAGGCAAGCTAATCTGGCTCCACGACGACAACTCGGTGCAGCTCGACACCGCCACCGACAAGGCCGAGTCGGAGGACACCGCCGAGCGTTACCGCGCCTACGGCTGGGAGGTGCTGCGCGTCGAGGACGGCAACAACCTGGGCGAGATCGAGGCGGCGATCCGGCAGGCGCGCGAGAACCTGGACCAGCCCACCCTGATCCAGGTCCGCACCATCATCGGCTTCGGCAGCCCCCGGGCGGGCACGAGCAAGGCGCACGGCGAGCCGCTGGGCGCGGAGGGCGTGGCCGCGACCAAGGCTGCGTTGGGCTGGACCTACCCCCCCTTCACGGTGCCCGACGAGGTGCGCCAGCACATGGACGCGACTGGGCGCGGCGCCGGGTACGAGGCCGAGTGGCAGGCCATGTTTGGCCGCTACCGGGAGGCGTACCCCGACCTCGCCGCCGAGGTCATGGCCCTGCTGAAGCGCGAGTTGCCCGGGAACCTGGAAGCCGCCCTCCCCACCTTCGAGCCCGGCGGCAAGGGCATCGCCACCCGCAACGCGAGCGGGGAGGTCATCAACGCGCTGGCGAAGGTCGTGCCTGGCCTGCTCGGCGGCAGCGCCGACCTCAGCGGCAGCACGAAGACCACGATCAAGGACGGCGGCGAGCTGATGCCCGGCCACTACGAGGGCCGCAACATCTACTTCGGCGTGCGCGAGTTCGGGATGGCCGCCGCCGGGAACGGCCTCGCGCTGTACGGCGGCCCACGTCCCCTCGTGGGCACCTTCCTGGTTTTCGCCGATTACCTCAAGCCCGCCTTCCGCCTCTCGGCGATCCAGATGCAGCCCGTCACCTACGTGCTGACCCACGACTCCATCGGCCTGGGCGAGGACGGCCCCACCCACCAGCCCATCGAGCAGCTCGCCATGCTGCGCGCGGTTCCGAATGCCCGCGTCATCCGCCCCGCCGACGCGAACGAGACGGCGGCGGCGTGGCTGATGGCCCTGGAACACGGCACCGGCCCCACGGCGCTGGCGCTGTCCCGCCAGGACCTCCCCGTGCTGCCCCGCAACATCGAGGGCGTGAAGAAGGGGGCCTACGTCGCCCGGGATGCCGAGAACCCCCGGGTCATCCTGATCGCCTCGGGCTCGGAGGTCAGCCTGGCCCTCGACGCGGCCGAAGCGCTCGCCGGGGAGGGGGTCGCCGCCCGCGTCGTCTCCATGCCCTGCATGGAAGTTTTCCGCGAGCAGGAGAAGACCTACCGCGACTCGGTGCTCACCCCCGGCGTGAAGCGGGTGGCCATCGAGGCCGCGGCCAAGCAGCCCTGGTACGAGTGGGTCGGCTCGGACGGCGCCGTGATCGGCATGGAGACCTTCGGCGCCTCCGCCCCCGCGAAGGTGCTGTTCGAGAAGTTCGGCTTCAGCGTGCCGCACGTGGCCGAGGTGGTGCGGGGCGTTCTCGGCCAGTAGCGAGGGGGTGAGGAGGGCCCGCTTTCCCGGTGGAGGCGGGTCCTCCTGCTCTTTCAGCCGAGGTCGTATAAAGGCCGAGTTGTGCTGGATGTTCGGACACCTTCACAAGCCGTGGCCGGCCTTCACCCCTCCTCAAAGATGTGATCCGGTCGGCCTTACCGCCGGGGTCCGGGTGTGAGATTGACGACCATGACGAACCGATCCCAGGACCAGGACCAGCCCACCTCTGCCCCCACCGAGAGCTTCCCCCAGAAGGCCCCCGGCCAGACCCAGGAGGACCAGCCGGGCCACGAGTCGCAGATGACGCTGGAGCCCATCACCATCCGCGACGACTACCGGGGCAGCGGCAAACTGGAGGGCAAGGTGGCCCTGATTACCGGCGGGGACAGCGGTATTGGCCGCGCGGTCGCCGTGCATTTCGCCCGGGAAGGTGCCGACGTTGCCATCGTCTACCTCGACGAGCACGAGGACGCCCAGGCGACCGTGGGGATGGTGGAGGGCGAGGGCCGCCGCGCGCTTGCCATCGCCGGAGACATCGGTGACCCGCAGTTTTGCCAGCAGGCCGTGCAGCGGACGGTTCAGGAACTCGGGGGGCTCGACATCTTAGTCAACAATGCCGCCGAACAGCACCCGCAGGAGAGCATTACCGACATCACGCCCGAGCAACTGGAGCGCACCTTCCGCACGAACATCTTCGCCATGTTCTACCTGACGCAGGCGGCGCTGCCCCACCTGAAAAAGGGCTCGGCGATCATCAACACCACGAGCGTGACCGCGTACAAGGGCAGCCCGCAACTGCTCGACTACTCCTCGACGAAGGGCGCCATCGTGGCCTTTACCCGCAGCCTCAGCCAGAGCCTCGCCGAGCAGGGCATCCGGGTGAACGCCGTCGCCCCCGGCCCGATCTGGACCCCGCTGATCCCCTCCACATTCCCGCAGGAGAAGGTCGAGAGTTTCGGCCAGGACGTGCCGTTGAAGCGCCCCGGCCAGCCCGCCGAAGTTGCGCCCGCCTACGTGTTCCTGGCCTCCGAGGACGGCTCCTTCATGGCCGGTCAGGTGCTGCACCCCAACGGCGGCGAGGTCGTGAACGGGTAGGCCGGCGTTTTCCCAGCAGCCCCGACAAACGGGACGCCCGGGCGGTTGCTCAGGCGTCCCGTCCCAGTTCGCTGCTTAATTCCCGATGAGACAAACCTCGGTCACGTACCGGTCGACGGGATCGAGGTACGCCGTGATGAAACGGTCCCCCGAGTAGTAGGTCTTTTTCAGGAAGCCCTGCCCGTCCCCGGCATCCCCGAAGTCCACGTAAGTCTGATCGCTGCCCAGGGGCGCCTGAAAGCCGTTCTGGTTGATGGCGGTCTGCACGATGTCCTTGACCAGAAAGGCGGGCAGGTTCAGCCGGTACGGGCGGTAGAAGGTGGCCTTTTCGGGCGAGTAGACCCGCAGGGCGTTGCAGATATTGGTGGCCTTTACCTCGTAGGGTCCCAGGTTCCCCGCCCACGTCTGCGCCGACCCCGGGGAAACGAGGGCCAGCAGGGCAAGAGTCAGAAGTCTTTTCATGTCGTCCTTTCGGGCCAGCCACGTTCCGTGCCCTTCAAGAGGATGACCCCGGAGGGTTCCAGGGTCAGGGATTTGTCTGTTTGTGGAAGGACGGGACTCAGGAACTCGCCCCGAGATGAGTCTTTTCCCACTCGTAGAACTCGGGCTTGTAGAACTCCAGCCGCACCTTCTTATATTCCTTTGTCGAGTACAGGATGGCGTGGTCAATCCCCCGGGCCACCTCACGCTCAATGGCGCCGATCTTGCCGAAGGCTTCTTCCTTGCTCCGCCCGTGGACCATCGTGAAGATGGTGTAGGGCCACTCGGGGTAGGTGGGGCGCAGGTAGCAGTGCGAGACCGCCTTGAACTCGGCCATGCGGCGGCCCACCTCGGCGACCTGCTCCTGGGGCACGGCCCAGACGCCCATCGCGTTGAAGGTGAAGCCCGCCTTCTGGTGGCGAAAGACGGCGGACACGCGGCGCAGGGCCCCCGCCGCCTTCATCCGCTCGGCATGGGCGGCGAGTTCGTCGATGCTCAGGCCCAGGGCGGCGCAGGCGTCCGCGTAGGGCTCCTCGGTCACCGGCAGGTCCTTCTGGAATTCCAGCACGAAGGCGCGGTCGAGGTCCGAGACCTGATAGCCGAGGTTGCGGTCGGCGTTGGTGTACTGCGGGGCGGCCTTGGCGTTCCAGTCCTCCTTGCCGCTCATGTCGAACTCGACGCCGATCTTGAAGAGGTGCAGGGTGGGCATCAGGCGGGTGACCCTCGCGCCGCTCAGCTCGTGGAGCTTCTGGACATGCGCCTCCAGGTCGCT from Deinococcus aerius includes:
- a CDS encoding GNAT family N-acetyltransferase, with protein sequence MNGFAPAPTEMALVLRPFQKADAPVVARLVTEGVRGHWTYTPEQFRESADPRRLRLVAERGGEVVATLHLGPFGPATPDALRLDLAGDGTVFSALYLAALSQLPGRFTRLLGVTREDWPEKMGFFHAAGFRNAWQSWGAHLDLSGFDFGRVRPLEERLYLQGYEVERLSPDATEADWDALHALYEVGVRDAPRNPTTTPDPLTRTELRDMVQREEVTFVARHRGGIVACTRLTPRGHEVESEQTVTHPAHRSRGLATLVKASALAWARGAGYTHAGTGGTVLNLPMLRVNTRLGYVAEAMWVTWEKGL
- the tkt gene encoding transketolase translates to MTAIEQQQSVDQLSVNTIRTLSIDAVQQANSGHPGAPLGAAPMAYVLWQRFLRHNPKNPEWAGRDRFVLSAGHASMLIYSLLHLTGYDMPLDDLKRFRQWGSKTPGHPEFFHTKGLDATTGPLGQGAAMTVGMAMAEHHLAARYNREGFPVFDNYVYSILGDGDLQEGVNHESAALAGHLRLGKLIWLHDDNSVQLDTATDKAESEDTAERYRAYGWEVLRVEDGNNLGEIEAAIRQARENLDQPTLIQVRTIIGFGSPRAGTSKAHGEPLGAEGVAATKAALGWTYPPFTVPDEVRQHMDATGRGAGYEAEWQAMFGRYREAYPDLAAEVMALLKRELPGNLEAALPTFEPGGKGIATRNASGEVINALAKVVPGLLGGSADLSGSTKTTIKDGGELMPGHYEGRNIYFGVREFGMAAAGNGLALYGGPRPLVGTFLVFADYLKPAFRLSAIQMQPVTYVLTHDSIGLGEDGPTHQPIEQLAMLRAVPNARVIRPADANETAAAWLMALEHGTGPTALALSRQDLPVLPRNIEGVKKGAYVARDAENPRVILIASGSEVSLALDAAEALAGEGVAARVVSMPCMEVFREQEKTYRDSVLTPGVKRVAIEAAAKQPWYEWVGSDGAVIGMETFGASAPAKVLFEKFGFSVPHVAEVVRGVLGQ
- a CDS encoding SDR family oxidoreductase, whose translation is MTNRSQDQDQPTSAPTESFPQKAPGQTQEDQPGHESQMTLEPITIRDDYRGSGKLEGKVALITGGDSGIGRAVAVHFAREGADVAIVYLDEHEDAQATVGMVEGEGRRALAIAGDIGDPQFCQQAVQRTVQELGGLDILVNNAAEQHPQESITDITPEQLERTFRTNIFAMFYLTQAALPHLKKGSAIINTTSVTAYKGSPQLLDYSSTKGAIVAFTRSLSQSLAEQGIRVNAVAPGPIWTPLIPSTFPQEKVESFGQDVPLKRPGQPAEVAPAYVFLASEDGSFMAGQVLHPNGGEVVNG
- the ahbA gene encoding siroheme decarboxylase subunit alpha yields the protein MTAPAPTPTQVTPREQLLNRIQRDIPIVRRPYQVIAEEVGLTEQEALEILREVKAEGVLRQVSAIFDTRTLGYKSSLVAAVYGEDQLDAGAEVVNGHPGVSHNYKRNHSFNLWYTIAVPPESDLEAHVQKLHELSGARVTRLMPTLHLFKIGVEFDMSGKEDWNAKAAPQYTNADRNLGYQVSDLDRAFVLEFQKDLPVTEEPYADACAALGLSIDELAAHAERMKAAGALRRVSAVFRHQKAGFTFNAMGVWAVPQEQVAEVGRRMAEFKAVSHCYLRPTYPEWPYTIFTMVHGRSKEEAFGKIGAIEREVARGIDHAILYSTKEYKKVRLEFYKPEFYEWEKTHLGASS